ATGAAAGATATTGTAGGAACTTTTATTGCAATAGATGTTAAAACGGGAAAAATTTTAACTTTTGTAAGTTCACCCGAATTAGACTCTAACCTATTAAGTTCTAAAATTAATCAAAAAGAATGGAATGAAATAGTTAATTCTAAAAAAACACCTTTATTAAATAAAGGAATAGCAGGTCTTTATCCACCAGGTTCTACTTTTAAATCTGTAATGGGACTAGCAATATTAGAATCTGGAATAAGTCCTAGTTATAAAATACATTCAACAGGTAAATTTGAGTATGGTAGAGCAGTTTTTAGAGATTCTCATTTGCATGGACATGGTTATGTAGATTTTTATAAATCAATAGAAGAATCAGTAAATACATATTACTATGCACTGGGACTTAAAATACCGAGAGAAAATATATATAAAGTTGCAACAAGTTTTGGTATAGGTCAAAAAACAGGCATAGATATACCAGGAGAATTAGAAGGACTACTACCAACTCCTGAATGGAAAAAGAAAAAATATAAAAAATCTAGTAGAAAAAGATGGTTACCAGGAGATACTATTAATTTATCAATAGGTCAGGGTTATTTATTAACTACACCTATTCAAATATTAATGGTTTATCAAGCAATAGCAAATAATGGAGTAAAATTAGAACCTACATTAGTTGATAGATTTGTAAGTCAAACTGGAATGGTAACTATCAATGAAGCAAAAATAAAAAATAAAATAGATGTCAGTGATGAAAATCTTAAAATACTACAAAAAGCACTAGAAATGGTGGTAAAAAACGATGGTGGAACAGCCAATATTTTAAGATTACCCTATGTGAATGTTTCTGCTAAAACAGGTACAGCACAAAATAGTGGTGGAGAAAATCATTCATGGATAGCGGGATATTTCCCGTCAGAAAATCCTAAAATAGCTTTTGTTTCATTTGTAGAAAATGGAGGTTATGGAGGAGTAGCAGCAGGAAGACAAGCAAGAGAATTTATAACACAATATTATAATAAAGGAGAAAAGAATATTGGAAAAGAAAATAAAAACTAAAATTTCTAGTAAATTAGAAGAATTAACCAAAATGCCTAGTTTAGATACAAATAAGAAAAAAATAGTTAAAAATATGAATACAAATAATAAAAATAATAATAATAATAATAATAATAATAGAAATAGTAACAACAACAATAGCAATACTAACAACAATAATAGTAGTAGCAATAGTAACAAAAATAATAATAAAAACAGTAATAACAATAATAATGGTAATGAATTGGAAAAAACATATATAATACCATTAGGTGGTCTTGAAGAAGTTGGAAAGAACATGAATGTTATACAATATAAAGATGAAATGATAATGGTTGATGCAGGATTAGCATTTCCATCAGATGAACATTTAGGTATAG
This portion of the Oceanivirga salmonicida genome encodes:
- the mrdA gene encoding penicillin-binding protein 2: MEFKREIDKEDYGKRNGIFLIIVATIFSLLTIRLYYLQIIKGDYYKEKAIRNSFRENIVKAARGKIYDINGELLAENSTGYKLIHRYTKPISSSDKEILIKLHEKSEEVLSNISETRRKKLLDLYFDISYMAKIMEIDYLDLLDTFYTTVPLGFDHEIVVDEDIDIEKALVEVEKLPNNRIDIVEYNKRKYVEKELASHVIGYVKQINGKEYSELKDKGYNIDDLIGKKGIEKQYDYEMKGIDGREYVEVDVRGNVIKKLDEVKATAGNNVYLSINARLQRYMTQYMKDIVGTFIAIDVKTGKILTFVSSPELDSNLLSSKINQKEWNEIVNSKKTPLLNKGIAGLYPPGSTFKSVMGLAILESGISPSYKIHSTGKFEYGRAVFRDSHLHGHGYVDFYKSIEESVNTYYYALGLKIPRENIYKVATSFGIGQKTGIDIPGELEGLLPTPEWKKKKYKKSSRKRWLPGDTINLSIGQGYLLTTPIQILMVYQAIANNGVKLEPTLVDRFVSQTGMVTINEAKIKNKIDVSDENLKILQKALEMVVKNDGGTANILRLPYVNVSAKTGTAQNSGGENHSWIAGYFPSENPKIAFVSFVENGGYGGVAAGRQAREFITQYYNKGEKNIGKENKN